One Methanomicrobia archaeon genomic region harbors:
- a CDS encoding class I SAM-dependent methyltransferase has translation MDKKLYYLPDYYDIAFSYDLSGEIQFFANCFGTYADFDVRRILEPACGSGRLLLPLARSGYHVLGYDISEGMVAYTRDKLERAGLSHVADVTQGDMRTMKCKHTFDAAINLLNTIGYLLSDRDILKHFKAMAYSLRKGGLYIVELSCAPEKPATKEKADDTWIAERDGVTVQTTWHTERYDGANKRKYNICKMQIKDGRNGKTFMFIEPHILRLWYFEDFKRLSRAGGFVLKAIYNQSYERIPLDSPICGELGNHYFILKKE, from the coding sequence ATGGATAAAAAGTTATATTATCTCCCCGACTATTACGATATCGCGTTTTCTTACGACCTTTCTGGGGAGATACAATTTTTCGCAAACTGCTTCGGCACGTACGCTGATTTTGACGTGAGGCGTATCTTAGAGCCTGCTTGTGGTAGTGGGCGTCTCTTGCTACCACTGGCGCGATCCGGCTATCACGTCCTCGGCTACGACATAAGTGAAGGGATGGTTGCATACACCAGGGATAAGCTAGAGCGCGCAGGACTCTCTCACGTTGCAGACGTCACACAGGGAGATATGAGAACCATGAAATGTAAACACACCTTCGATGCTGCGATAAATCTCTTGAATACCATTGGCTATCTCCTCTCAGACAGGGATATTCTGAAGCATTTCAAAGCGATGGCGTATTCACTTCGAAAAGGGGGGCTCTACATTGTTGAGCTCTCCTGCGCTCCGGAAAAACCAGCAACAAAGGAAAAGGCCGATGATACCTGGATTGCCGAACGAGACGGCGTTACCGTCCAAACGACGTGGCATACAGAGCGATATGATGGTGCAAATAAGCGGAAGTACAATATTTGCAAGATGCAGATAAAAGATGGCAGAAATGGCAAGACGTTTATGTTCATCGAACCCCATATCTTGCGACTTTGGTACTTTGAGGACTTTAAACGATTGAGCCGAGCGGGGGGATTCGTGCTTAAGGCGATCTATAATCAGAGCTATGAACGCATTCCTCTCGATTCACCCATCTGTGGCGAGTTGGGGAATCATTACTTCATTCTGAAGAAGGAATGA
- a CDS encoding MarR family transcriptional regulator, with the protein MTEELTGNTKKVYEAMIKLGTQGEEKAKGMEDIVREAKIPKGTVANSITELTKKKLVKRKAGEKTARYYIVR; encoded by the coding sequence ATGACCGAAGAGCTGACAGGTAACACAAAAAAGGTGTACGAAGCGATGATAAAGCTGGGTACGCAAGGCGAAGAAAAGGCAAAGGGCATGGAAGATATAGTAAGGGAAGCGAAGATTCCAAAGGGTACCGTTGCAAACAGCATAACTGAGCTAACGAAGAAGAAATTAGTGAAGCGGAAAGCGGGAGAAAAGACCGCACGATACTATATCGTTCGCTGA
- a CDS encoding anion transporter, with translation MIALLTLLIVFILIAIRKIGTIRLQIWQIMLLGAIIVLLTGQITPREALKAINPEVMLFLFGMFTVGQALEESGYLSQIAHALFGKAKSADQLVLAILFGFGMLSTLLMNDTMAIIGTPVILFLAKKHHLSPRPLLLALAFAITIGSVMSPIGNPQNLLIAVTIPNPFVTFFRYLAVPTLINLFLAFLVVKWFYRSDLSRISLPVNAPDAVKDHKLARLCQLSLFLLISLIIAKIGLVFVNAPVDFRLTYIALIAAVPVLTSEKRLRILRNMDWHTLIFFAAMFIVMQSVWETGFFQSIMLDLDITAIPVILLISVLLSQLISNVPLVALYLPLLLHAGASTEELMALAAGSTIAGNMLILGAASNVIIIQNAEKRGETLTFLEFARIGIPLTLLNVFIYLMPLL, from the coding sequence ATGATCGCACTCCTCACACTGCTCATCGTTTTTATCCTGATTGCGATACGGAAGATCGGCACCATCAGACTTCAAATATGGCAGATAATGCTCCTTGGCGCGATTATAGTCCTGTTAACGGGACAAATCACACCACGTGAAGCATTGAAAGCGATAAACCCCGAGGTCATGTTGTTTTTATTTGGCATGTTCACAGTCGGGCAAGCATTGGAAGAAAGCGGGTACTTATCGCAGATCGCACATGCATTGTTTGGAAAGGCTAAATCAGCAGACCAACTCGTTTTGGCCATTCTGTTTGGTTTCGGTATGCTTTCCACACTGTTAATGAATGACACCATGGCGATTATAGGCACGCCCGTCATTTTGTTCCTTGCCAAAAAGCACCACCTTTCACCGCGACCGTTGCTTCTGGCACTTGCGTTTGCCATAACCATCGGCAGCGTGATGAGCCCGATAGGGAATCCGCAAAACCTGCTGATCGCGGTTACTATTCCCAATCCATTCGTCACGTTCTTCAGATATCTGGCGGTGCCCACGCTTATAAATCTCTTTTTAGCGTTTCTTGTAGTGAAATGGTTCTACCGTAGCGACTTGAGCAGAATATCCCTCCCGGTAAACGCTCCAGATGCAGTTAAAGACCACAAACTCGCCAGGTTATGCCAACTCTCGCTATTCCTGCTTATAAGTTTGATAATCGCCAAGATAGGGCTGGTATTTGTGAATGCTCCGGTGGATTTCCGGTTAACGTATATCGCTTTGATTGCCGCAGTTCCCGTGTTGACGAGCGAGAAACGGCTGCGGATACTGCGTAATATGGACTGGCATACACTTATCTTTTTCGCTGCGATGTTCATTGTAATGCAAAGTGTATGGGAGACCGGTTTCTTTCAGTCGATCATGCTCGATCTCGATATCACGGCAATTCCGGTAATACTTCTGATAAGCGTTCTCCTCTCTCAACTCATCTCCAATGTGCCGCTGGTCGCCCTTTATCTTCCTTTGTTACTACACGCCGGCGCCTCAACGGAAGAGCTGATGGCGCTAGCCGCAGGCAGCACCATTGCGGGTAACATGCTCATTTTAGGCGCGGCATCGAATGTTATCATCATCCAGAATGCAGAGAAGCGAGGCGAGACCTTGACATTTCTCGAGTTTGCACGGATAGGCATCCCGCTCACCCTTCTCAACGTTTTTATCTACCTGATGCCCTTATTATAA
- a CDS encoding MFS transporter, with translation MKKLYILCVALMPFMICSGMIYSVFSLYLFELGISRTQIGIIYMVSSLSGIVFSPVFGKLSDRVGRKPIILLAIASFSLVFFLYSLFRSLFCILTLEILGGAMWAAFSVVTPALVADMAKEKERGEYMGLYNQAWYLGWAIGPFLGGFLADSIGFQRSFIICSFILLIGLVLTLKFVREPNSAVVDAHPKRKNKDLEQWEATAGCNAFLKA, from the coding sequence ATGAAGAAGCTGTATATACTGTGCGTAGCGTTAATGCCATTCATGATCTGCTCCGGCATGATCTACTCTGTTTTTTCGCTCTACCTGTTCGAATTAGGCATATCAAGGACACAAATTGGGATCATTTACATGGTAAGTTCCCTTTCCGGGATCGTGTTCTCGCCCGTTTTCGGGAAATTATCCGATAGAGTGGGGAGAAAGCCGATTATACTCCTTGCAATAGCTTCTTTCTCCTTAGTATTCTTCTTATATTCGCTCTTCCGGTCATTATTCTGCATTCTCACCCTTGAGATCCTAGGTGGGGCAATGTGGGCGGCCTTCAGCGTGGTAACTCCCGCGCTTGTTGCTGATATGGCAAAGGAGAAGGAGCGGGGCGAGTACATGGGACTATACAACCAGGCATGGTATCTCGGCTGGGCAATAGGCCCTTTTTTAGGCGGCTTTTTGGCTGATTCCATCGGATTCCAGCGCTCTTTCATTATCTGCTCGTTCATCCTCCTCATCGGTCTGGTTCTCACACTGAAATTTGTAAGGGAGCCGAACAGCGCTGTCGTTGACGCTCACCCGAAGCGGAAGAATAAGGATCTGGAGCAATGGGAAGCGACGGCTGGCTGCAACGCCTTTTTAAAGGCCTGA